CACGGCACCCGGCATCCGCTGGTTGGCGTAGAAGTCGTTGCGCATCTCGGCCTGGCGGTTCCGGTAGGCGGCCATGCGGTTGACCCGATCGATGTAGCGGGGGCTCGCGCTATAGCCGGGCCGCCATTGTTCGCCGGGCGCGAGCGGAAACCAGCCCACGCCGCTGCGGCCATCGCCGATCTGCAAGGTGGCATTCACGCCACTGCCGCCGCCCACAAAGCCGACCAGCGCGGGCGAATACACAGGCCGTGCGGTGGGCTGCCCCGGCACCCAGGCCCAGCGCGGGCCCACGCGGGCCCAGCGGCCGTAGTGGAACGGCGCAAAGCCCCAAGGCGCGGCATCGACCCAGGTCAGGCCCCAGGGCGCGATGTTCACCCACTGGCCGTCGCGGTAGGGCGCCCAGTCGGCGTCCACGTTGCGCGGGTACCAGACGTCGCCGTAGCTGGGGTCGCTCCGCCAGTCGCCGTAGGTGTCGAGCTGCTGGTAGCCGACCACCTCGCGCGAGACGTAGCGCGCCGAAACGGATTGATCCTCGATGCGGTTGCGCTCGGCCACCCAGGCGTCGAAGCTGCCGTTCTGTGCGGGGGCACCGCCCAACGCGGCAAGGTCGCGGCCGGACACGGTGAGTTGCTGCCGCGCGTCCAGTGTTTGCGATTGGCCGTTTTCGCCATGAAGCGTGGCGCGGCCGGAGGCCACCGCGACCCAGGTGGTGCCGGCGGACGGGTCGGCCGCAATGCGGTATTCGCCCGGTGCGTCGATCACCACCGCGAGGTTGCCGGTGTCGACCTCGACGCGTTGGCCCGAAAGATCGTCGCGCACGCGCAATTGCAGGTGGCCCTGGTTCGCGGTGATGCGCACGGTGTCGTCGTCGAGCTCGGAGAACTCGACATGTGTCTGCCCGTCCATTCGCAGTGCCGCCGAGCCGATGTGGACTTCGGCGCGCGCGTTGCGATCGGTCCAGAGCCGGTCCCCGGTGGTGATGGGTCGGTTGGGTTGCGCGTCGTACCAGCTGTCTTCGCCGGCCGGCGCGAAGCTCACCGTGCCTTGCTGGAGGTTGAGGCGCGCCACGCGGCCCGGGGGGTCTTGCTGCTGTGCGCCGGCCGCCGCGCCGAGGCACAGCAGCGCGAGGCCGAGCAGCCATCGGTGCAGAGGCCGGTGAAGAAGGGAAAAGGCGGTGCGGTTCATGGTTTGTCTCTGGTTCGCGGGGCCGGACGAAGGCGATGCACATGTAACGCGCGAGAATCCGCTGCCGCTGTCAGCGCATGCCCTCTGCTTGGTGAAGTGCACGCACATTCGGCAACCGCTTGTAATGAGGGACTCTGCATGAAAAACGACAACAACACTGGTGTATTGAACGAAGTGCGCTACCGAAACAATAGCAAATCGTGCTGGTTCGCAGCGCTCGCGTTCGGCGTGGCGGGTTTCATCGCCAACCCTGCCGACGCCCAGCTGGCGCGCAAGCCCTCCTATTACCAGCAGCAGAACAAGGCTGTGCCCGAGGGTGCGGCCATGCCACCCGCCGCGCATCCGGCGGCGCCCGCATCCCTGCCGGCGCTGCGCAGCCGGGACGATTTCGACACCCTGGCGCGGGTGTACGACGCCGGCACGCCGATGCAACTGGCCCACGTGCTGTTCGCCGTCGACCGCCGGGCCAAGCCCTTGCGCACCTATTACATCGACACGCCGCGCTTCCAGCTCCACGTGCGCTTCGTGCGCGACATCGGGCTCGCGCCCCACGCGGGCAAGCGCGAGATCGACCGCAACTACCTCGTGCCGGACCGCCGCTTTCTTTTCGGTACGCTGAGCTGGCAGCAGAACATCGGCAGCTTCACCTACGAATTCTGGGAGGGCGACCGGCTCACCCCTGCGCTGCTGCGGCAGGCCGATGCGCAGGTGAAGGCCAGCTTCTTTGCGCCGGTCAAGTTCAAGACCAATTCCACGCTGCACGAGCGGGTCGCAAAGGAAACAGGCATCGACTTCGTCAGCCAGGAAGCACTGATCCGCGAGCAGCCCTACATGCCGATGAACCTCGGCACGGCCACGGGCCGGGTGCGCATCGTGGACGAGGCTTCGGGCGCGAACGGGTTGAACGCGCTGCTGCCCGACGACATTGCTGTGCTGCGCCAGGTGCCGATCAGCCTGCCGCCGGTGGCCGGCGTGCTGACCGAGCGGCCCTCGACCGCGCTTTCGCACGTCAACCTGCTGGCCAAGGGCTGGGGCATTCCCAATGCCTACGTGCGCGATGCCGCGTCCGTGCTGCGCGAGCATGCGGGCCAGTGGGTGGCGCTCAAGGTCGCGGCTTCGGGGTATCAGGTGCGCCGCCTCACGTCCGACGAGATCGCGGCGCTGCCGCCGCGCAATGTGCGCACCGCGGGCATCGGCGCGATTCCTGGCGGTGCGAAAGCCGCTCCGCCCGACCTGCGCGAAACCCGCTTGCTGCCACTTGCGTCTCTTCGCGCGCGCCACAGCGCGCAGTGCGGTTCCAAGGCTGCCAACCTCGGCGCCGTGCTGGCTGCGCGCGTTCCGTCCACCACGGTGCCCGACGGCTTCTGCATTCCCTTTGCGCACTACGACCGCTTCATGCGCGCGAACGGCCTGGCGGACCGCATTGCGCGCATGCAGCGGCAGCCCGGTTTCGCGAGCGATCCGCAGCAGCGGCAGAAGGCGCTCGCGCAGCTGCGCGACGAAATCGTCCAATGGCCGGTCGAGCCTGCCACCGCGGCGGCATGGCGCGCCGCATGGCAGTCGCAACTGGGCGGCGGCGGCGTGTTCGTGCGCAGCTCGTCCAATTCGGAAGACCTGCCCGGCTTCAGCGGCGCGGGGCTCTACACCACGGTGCCCAACGTCAAGACGGGCGACGCGCTCGAGTTGGCGGTGAAGAAGGTCTGGGCCTCGGTCTTCAACCCCGAGGCCTGGGAGGCGCGCAGCGCCGCAGGCTTCGGCGCCGAGTCGGTGCTGATGGGCGTGTTCGTTCAGACCGCCATCGATTCGACCAATGCCGGCGTGATGATCACGCGCGACCCGTTCGATGCCGGCCATCCGTACGTGACCTACATCTCGGCCAAGCGCGGCATCGGCATCCGCGTGGTGGAGGGCCAGCGCGTGGCGGAGCAGGTGATGTATTCGAGCTGGTCGAAGGCCATCCAGGTGCTGAGCCGGTCGGCCGAAGAAACCGCCCTGCAACTCGACAAGGACGGCGGCGTGAAGGAAGTGCCGGTCGAAGTGGGCCGCAACGTGCTCACAGACGAACTGGTGCTGCGTCTTGCAAGCGTGGGCGCCGCCGTGAAGCGGGCCTTCGGCGGCATCGACCAGGACATCGAATGGGCCACCGTGGGCGACCGCATCGTGCTGCTGCAGGCGCGTCCCTACGTGGAGCGGCGCCGCTGAGCGGAGGAGAAGGAGCTCAACCTCCGTAAAGATACTGCGGCAGCCACAGCGTCAACCCCGGCCAGATGTACATGAACACCATGCACAGGATCACGATCAGCATGTACGGCATCATCCCCGCGAAGATCTGGTTGATCGTCACGTGCGGCGGCGATACGCCTTTCAGATAGAAGGCCGACATCGCCACCGGCGGCGAGAGGAACGCCGCCTGCAGGTTGACGAACACCAGCACGCCGAACAGCAGCGGATCGATCTGGAAGTGCGCGAGCAGCGGCAGGAAGATGGGCACGAAGATGACGATGATCTCGGTCCACTCCAGCGGCCAGCCCAGCACGAAGATGATCGCCTGCGACAGCAGCAGAAATTGCAGCGGGCTGAGGTTCATGCCGAGCACCCACTCCTCGACGATGCGTTGGCCGCCGAGCAGCGCGAACACCGCCGAAAAGAGCGCCGAACCCACGAACAGCCAGCAGACCATCGAGGTGGTCTTGAGCGTGAGGAACACGGCCTCCTTGGTCTTCTTGAAATTGAGCGTGCCGGCCTGCCAGGCCATGAGAAAAGCCCCCGCCGCGCCGACCGCGGCCGACTCGGTGGCGGTCGTGATGCCGAACAGAATCACGCCCAGCACCACCAGCGTGAGCGTGGCGAGCGGCATCACCGACGACACGAGCATGCGCAGGATCTCGAACTGCTCCGCATCCATGCGCCAGTAGTACCAGGCGAGCAGCGCGAGCGTGAAGAGGCTGGCAAGCAGGAAGCCCGTGTAAAAGGCTTCGGGCACTGCCGCGGTCTTCGGCGCATCTACGGCTTCGCCGAGCTGTTGCAAGCCGCCCTCGGCGTTCGATGGGGCCGCAGCGGTTTCGCTGCCGGGCGGCTCTTCGACGCCGCCGGCCGGCTCCTGCAGGCCGCCTTCCGATGCGGGTTCCGCCGGCGGTTCCGATGTCGGCGGCTCGGCCAGTCCGGTGCCGGAGGCTTCGGGCAATGCCGCGGCCGCTGCGGTGCCTTCGGCTTTTTGCGCCGACTGCTGCTGCACGGCCGGTGCGTTGTTGTCCTTCTGGGAATAGATCGTCACGTACCACCAGACAGAGCCCAGCGTCGCGGCCGCGAGCGCCACCGGCACCAGCGCGCTCAGCAGCCCGCGCAGCAGCATCCACCACGTGATGCGCACGCCCTCGGCCGTGCCGCGCAGCGCGCGCGCCGGCGACGCCACGGCCGCGGCGAGTGCCGGCAGCAGGCGCGGCGAATAGCTGGCCGCGAGGTGCGCAACCCAGGCCGAGACCGGCGCGCGCTGCTGGTCGGGTGGCAGCTTGGGAGCCACCTTCGGCTGCAGCATGGCCCAGCCGATCACGTAGACCAAGTACAGAAAAGCGAGGAAGAAGCCGGGGAACATCGCCGCCGCATAGAGCTTGACGACCGACTGCCCGGCCACGGCCGCGTAGACGATGATCATCACCGACGGCGGAATCAGGATGCCGAGCGTACCGCCGGCGGTGATGACGCCGGCCGCAAGGCGCGTGTCGTAGCCGGCATTGAGCATCGGCCGCATCGCAATGACGCCCATCAGCACCACCACCGCGCCGACCAGGCCGCTCGCGATGCCCCAGAAAGTGCAGACGATCAGCGTGGTGACCGCGAGCGATCCCGGCACGCGGCGGAACGCGAGCTGCACGCTGTGGAACATCTTGTCGACCAGTGCGCCGCGCTCCATCACGTAGCCCATCAACACGAAAAGCGGGATGGACAGCAGCGTCTCGTTGGTCATGGCCCCGAAGGCGCGCTGCACCATCAGGTCGAAGACCTTGTTGTCGAGCCAGGGCGAGGCGGGATCGTAGAAGGCGATGAAGCCGAAGAACATGCCCAGGCCCATCAGCGTGAAGGCGGTGGGAAAGCCGAGCATGATCACGACCACGATCAGGCCGAGCATCAGCATGCCGAGTGCCGGTTCGCTCATTCCGAAACCTCCGTGCTTCGCACTGCGATGCGAGCTTGCTTGGGGCGGCCCGGCGCGGCGCTCATGCGGCACCCCCGGTCGTGTCGCTCTTGCGCTGCTGCGCGGCCTGCTCGATGGACTTGGCCTTGTCGATCACCTCGCGCTTGTCGGCTTCGTCGACATAGCTGCTGCCGGCGAGCTGGTCTCCGACCACGTCCATTTCTTCCGCGTCCTTCAGGCGCGGCGTCCATGCACCGGTTTTCAGGCACAGCGCGCAGCGCACCATCTCCGCGATGCCCTGCACCAGCAGCACGGCGCCGGCCACTGGGATCACGAACTTGAAGGGGTACACCGGGATCGGGTCGGCATTGAAGGTCTGCTCGCGCATCGCGAGCGATTCACCGAAGTAGGTCCAGCCCGACCAGGTGAGCGCCACCACGCCCGGCAGAAAGAAGATGGCGAACAGCACGAGGTCGAGCGCGGCCTGCGTGCGCGGCTTCATGCTGCCGTAGAAGAAGTCGCCGCGCACATGGCCGGCCTGCGACAGTGTGTAGGCGCCGCCCATCATGAAGAGCGTGCCGTAGAGCATGTTGTTGGCATCGAAGATCCAGGCGGTGGGCGCATTGAGCGCATAGCGCTTGAAGACCTCGCCGCACACCAGCAGCATCAGTGCCACGATGAGCCAAGAGAAGGTCTTGCCCACGACCATGCTGAACCGGTCGACGGCGTGGAGGAAGCGTTGAATGGTCATGACGTTCTAGGTGGGCCCGTTCGTGGAACGCCGCGGACCGGCTTTGCCGGGCCACGGTGTTGCCCCCTGAAGGGTCAGCTCTTCTTCTTGCCGAAGTAGTGGTTGTAGGCCATCTTGAAATCGACGCCGTAGTCGTTCTGCCACTGCAGCGCACGCTCGGCGAACACGCGCTGCGAGTCGAGCACCTTCTTGAACAGCGGGTTCTCTCCGGCCTTCTTCTCCACCGTCTTGTCCCATGCAGCGAGCTGCGCGCGCAGCACCGCATCGGGCGTCTTGTAGAACTTGATGCCGGCTTTCTTCATGTCGGCATAGTCCTGCGAGTTGCGCTGCACCGCCTTCCAACTCATGTCGGCGCTCGCGGCCTGCACGGCGTAGTCGATGATCGAGCGCAGCTCTTGCGACAGCGCGCTGTACTTGCCCTTGTTGAACAGCACCTCGAACTGCTCGCCCGACTGGTGAAAGCTCTGCAGCATGCAGTTCTTCACCACGTCGGGGAAGCCGAGCGTGCGGTCGCTCGATGCGTTGTTGAACTCGGCTGCATCGATCAGCCCGCGGTCGAGCGCGGGCACGATCTCGCCGCCGGGCAGCGGGTTCACGGCCGTGCCCATCTCGGTGAACATGTCCACGGCCAGCCCCACGGTGCGGAACTTGAGCCCCTTCATGTCCTCGACCTTGGCGATCGGCTTCTTGAACCAGCCGAGCGGCTGCGTCGGCATCGGGCCGTAGAGGTACGACACCACCTCCATGTTCAGGCTCTTGTAGATTTCATCGAGCAGCACCTTGCCGCCACCGTAGTTGTGCCAGGCCAGCACGGTGTTGGCGTCCATGCCGAAGCCAGGGCCCGACCCCCACAGCGCGAGCGCCGAGTTCTTGCCGTAGTGGTAGGCCACCACGCCGTGGCCGCCGTCGAGCGTGCCCTTGTTCACCGCCTCCAGCAGCTGGAACGCGGGGACCACGGCGCCGGAGGGCAGCACTTCGATCTTGAGGCGGCCGCCGGCCATGTCGTTGACTTTTTTGGCGAAGTCGCTGGCGTACTCGTGGAAGATGTCCTTGGCCGGCCAGGTGCTCTGGAAGCGCAGCGAAGTGGTCTGGGCCATGCTGACCATGGGCGCCGACATGGCGCCCGCAGCCACGGCCGCGCCCTTGAGAAGGCTGCGGCGGCGGGGTGATTTGCTCTCTGTCATGTTGTCTCTCTCCATACAAGTTCTGACTGAAGAAACCCTGCCCGCCTTCTTGGCGTTATGTTCGGCAGGCCCATCCGCATCTTTGGCGCGCTGGAATATGCGACAAACAGGGTTTTCACGAACTGGTGAAAAATTCCACCATCCGGCGGGGCTCCGGGACAACCCACAGAGGGCTGCTTCCCTGAAGCAGCCCTGTCTATCGAAAGGATTCAAAGACATGACTGAACCCGTTGGGGAAAAGGGCTATGCGGGCGACGTGACGCCCGAACAGGCAGCGCAATGGATGGCGAGCGGCGAGGCGGTGCTGGTCGACGTGCGCAGCGACGCCGAGCGCGAGTGGGTCGGCTACGTACCCGGCGCCGTGCCGCTGGCCTGGAAGCAGTGGCCGGGCATGGCGCTCAATCCGGCCTTCGACGGCGGCATCCGTGCCGCGGGGGAGGACGGCAAGAAGAAACTGGTGCTGCTGTGCCGCAGCGGCGTGCGCTCCATCGCTGCCGCGAGGCGCGCCACCGAACTGGGGCTGGAGGCCTACAACATTCTGGAGGGGTTCGAAGGCAATCCGGACGACAACGGGCACCGGGGCGTGCTCGGCGGCTGGCGCAAGCGCGGGTTGCCTTGGAAGCAGAACTAGGGTTCACCATCAGCGTGCCCAGGTGCCCAGGGCATCGGGTGCTCCGTGCAGCGAAATAAAGGAGGAGCCCGAAGGGCGGGGGACATTCGCGGAGGGGAGTACCCGGTGGCCTGTGCACAAGCCCTGAACAGCAGCGCCAAAAGACAAAAGGCCCACCGTCTCCAGTGGGCCCTTTCAGCGGCGAGTGAATCAGCTCAAAGCGCCGGAATGCGCAGCTTCTGCCCCGGGTAGATCTTGTCCGGGTGGCTCAGCATCGGCTTGTTGGCTTCGAAGATCGCGTTGTACTTGTTGGCATCGCCGTAGTACTTCTTCGAAATGGCGGAGAGCGTATCGCCCTTCACCACGTCGTGGTACTGGGCGGGCGGGGCCGCCGGTGCGACCAGCTTGTTGTCGACGCTCGTCACATTGGCCACGTTGCCCGCGGCGAGCCCGGCCTTTTCGCTCGCTTCCTGCGACGGTGCCTGGCCGGCCAGCGTGACCACGCCCGTTGCGGCTGCATAGGTCACTTCCAGCCCTGTGAGGCCGAGGTTCTGCGTCTCGATGTAGGTCTTGATGGCAGCCGCGGCCTTGGTGTTGGCGTCCGGCTCGGCGGCCTGGGCCGATGAACCGCCGAACAGCTTTTCTCCTGCTTCCTTGATGAAACTCAGCAAGCCCATGGGGTACTCCTTCTGCCTTGGTTGTGGGGAATCGCGACTGTAACGGCGGCGCGTGACCGCGGCGCGTAGTCCCGCGCCGCAAGTGCAAGCGGCGGTAAGCGGCATAAAGTCGCAATAATCCCGCCCATGGCATCCCCCTTCCTTGCGATCGACATCGGCAACACCCGCCTCAAATGGGCTCTCTACGATGCGGCGCATCCGGGGGCCGCTCTCGTGGCGCACGGGGCGGAGTTTCTCGACCACATCGAACGGCTGGCCGACGGCCCGTGGGCCAACCTGCCCGCGCCCGGTTCCATGCTCGGCTGCGTGGTGGCCGGCGATGCGGTGCGCCGCCGTGCCGAGGAGCAGATCGAAGAGCGCTTCGAATGCGCGCCGCGCTGGGTGGTGTCGAGCGTGGCCGAAGCGGGCATCGTCAACGGCTACGACCATCCGACGCGCCTCGGGGCCGACCGCTGGGTGGCGATGATCGGCGCGCGGCACCGCATGCTGGGCACGGGGCCGGCGCGGCCGATGGTGGTGGTGCTGATCGGCACCGCCGTCACGGTGGAAGCGATCGACGCCAGCGGCAAGTTCCTCGGCGGGTTGATCCTGCCGGGCCACGGCATCATGCTGCGCGCGCTGGAGTCGGGCACCGCCGGGCTGCACGTGCCCACCGGCGAGGTGCGCGAATTTCCCACCAACACCAGCGACGCGCTCACCAGCGGCGGCACCTACGCCATTGCGGGTGCCGTGGAGCGCATGGTGCAGCACGTGCGCTCGCACTGCGGCGCCGAGCCGGCCTGCTACATGACCGGTGGCGCGGGCTGGAAGATGGCGCCCGTCATGAACGGGGACTTCGAGCTCGTCGAGAGCCTGATCATGGACGGGCTTCTTGTGATTGCCCAAGCACGAGGCTGACGCCAGCCTGAGAGCTCAAGGGCGCATGAGCGCGTCGGCCACCGCCTGGAACGCCGGCAGCGTGAGCGGGTCGTTCCCCGCATTGCCCGCCACCGGATGCGCGGCATAGCGCACGATCACCATCTCGGCCTTCGGATCGACATAGATGCTCTGGCCGTGGATGCCGCGTGCCATGTAGGCGCGGTGCGGGTTGTTCGTGACCCACCACATGTTGCGGTACGACCAGCCCGGCAGCAGCGCGTAGCCGGCCTTGGCGAACTTGGCGGGATCGCCGCCGCGCGCAATGTCTTCGACCACCGCCTTGGGAATGGCCTGCTGCCCGTTCGGTGCCCGGCCGCCGTTGCGCATGGTCTCGCCGAAGCGCGCGATGTCGCGCAGCACGGTGTTGAGCCCGCCGCCGCCCGATTCGGTGCCGATGCGGTCGACCATGAAGTAGGCGTCCTGTTCGGCGCCGATGCGGCGCCAGATCTTTTCGCTCAGCAGGTCGGCGAGCGGCTGGTTGCTGGCGCGGCGCAGGATCCAGGCGAGCACCTCGGCATTCACCGTCTTGTAGGCAAAGCCGGCGTCATGCGCGCCTTCCTTCTGCAGCGTGGCAAGGAATTCGTAGAACGACTTCGGGCCGGCGTAGTTCGGGCCTTGGGCCAGCATGCCGCCGGCGCGCGCATAGTCCCAGACCTCGGCCTTCGGATCGGCGTAGTTTTCGGAATAGCGCACGCCGATGGTCATGTCCATGACCTGGCGCACCGTGGCGTCGCCGTAGGCCGTGTCCTTGAGCTCGGGGAGGTATTTGGTGACCGGCGCGGACGGATCGAGCTTGCCCTCGTCAGCGAGGATGGCCGCGAGCGTGCCGACGAAGGACTTGGTGACCGACATCGCGATGTGCGGCCGCTCGGGCGTGAGCGCGCCGAAGTATTTTTCGTAGACCACACGGCCGCGGTGCATCACCAGGATGCCGTCGGTGTAGGTGCGCGGGATCATTTGCGCGAAGGTCACGGTCTCGCCCGTACTCCCCAGAGGCTTGAACGTGACGGCCTCGATGTCGTTGCGCGGCGCCGCCGGCAACGGGCTGGCCGTGCCGCTGCCGCGCCACACGTTGGCGGTGGGCACCGTTTCGCGCGCGTGCGAGAAGCTCCAGCGCGTGCGCGGAAACACGCCGCCGGCCGGGTTGTCGAAGGTGATCAGCTTATCGGGCGGCGGCGGAAAGCCCTTCATCCAGCCCATGGCCTCGACCGAAGTGGCCGCGGGGTCGGGTGGCGCGGCGGGCGCGGGCGTCTGTGCGTTGGAGGTGTTCACGGCAAGGAGTGCGAAGGCGGCGGCAAGCGCCGTGCGTTTGAAGAGGGGCATGGGTTTACAAGGCTCCGTTGGAATCGATCATCAACGACCGCTGAAACGCGCGGGGCGGCGTTCGACAAAAGAGCGCACGCCTTCGGCCGCGTCTTCGCTGTTCGCCAGGCGCTTCTGCGTCTCGATGAATTCCGACACCGCCGCGAGCGGCCCGTGTTCCACAGCCTTGATCACGTTGAGCCGGGTGGCCACCACCGCCTGCGGCGCCTGCGCCGCAATGCGCTGCGCAATGGCCAGCGCTGCGTCGAGCTCCTGCCCGGCCGGCACCACCTTCTGAACGAAGTTCAGGCGGTACGCCTCGGCACTGTCGAACTCGTCGGCCGTGAGCAGGTGCAGCATCGCATTGCCCACGCCCGCGCGTTCGGCCATGCGCAGCGTGGCGCCGCCCGTGGCCATGATGCCGCGCTGTACTTCCATCTGCGAGAAGCGGCAGTTGTCGGCCGCCACCACGATGTCCGCGCCCAGCATCAGTTCGATGCCGACCGTGAAGCAGATGCCTTTCACCGCCGCCACCATCGGCTTGCTGCGGCGGCGGTAGCCGGGCAGGCCGAAGTCGTGCGGCTCCACCAGCCCGGCCGGAATCGCCTTCTCGCCGCGCTTCATGTACTCGGTGACCGCGGGCAGGTCCAGGCCCGCCGTGAAGTGGTCGCCGAAGGCATGCAGCACGCCCACGCGCAGGTCCGGGTCGTCGTCGAGCCGGGTGTAGGCCTCGGCCAGCTGCTTGAACATCGGCGGCGTCCAGCCGTTGCGCTTGGCGGGGCGGTTGATGCCGATCAGCAGCACGTGGCCGATGACCTGCGTGTCGATGCAGCCTTCGGCCGGTGGAGCGGCCGGAGTGATGGGGGCGGCGGTCATGGTGGTTGTCTCCTTGTTTTTTTGTTCTTGCCGTGCTCAGTAGGCGTACACGCCGCGTCCGGTCTTGCGTCCGAGCTGGCCGGCCGCGACCATTTCCTTCAAGAGCGGGCAGGGGCGGTACTTGGAATCGCCGAACTGCTCGAGGTACACCTCCATCACGGCCAGGCACACATCCAGGCCGATCATGTCGGCCAGTGCCAGCGGGCCGATGGGCTGGTTGCAGCCCTGCTTCATGCCGGCGTCGATGTCTTCGGCGGTGGCGATGCCTTCGGACAGCACGAAGAAGGCCTCGTTGATCATCGGCACCAGGATGCGGTTGACCACGAAGCCGGGCGCGTTCTTCACGGTGATCGGCGACTTGCCGAGCTTCTCGGCCAGCGCCTTGACGGCGTCGTGCGTGGCGTCGCTCGTGAGATAGCCGCGGATCAGCTCCACCAGCGCCATCATCGGCACCGGGTTGAAGAAGTGCATGCCGATGAAGCGGTCGGGGCGCGAGGTGGCGGCCGCGAGCTGCGTGATCGAGATCGACGAGGTGTTCGACGCGATGATGACTTCGGGCGCCACCAGCTCGTCGACCTGCTTGAGGATCTTGAGCTTGAGCGCGTGGTTCTCGGTGGCGGCTTCGATCACCAGTTGCGCACCCTTCAGGTCCTCGTAGTTCGTCGAGCCCTTGATCAGCGCGAGCGCCGCGGCCTTCTGCTCGGCCGTGAGCTTTTCTTTCTTGATCAGCCGGTCGAGGCTGCCCGACACGGTGGCCAGGCCCTTGTCGACGGCCGCCTGGGCGACGTCGATCATCACCACGTTCACGCCGGACACCGCGCAGGCCTGCGCAATGCCATTGCCCATTGTTCCGGCGCCGATGATGCCGACGGTCTGGATCGTCATGAGAAAACTCCTTGAATAAAAGGAAAACTGGGGAAGGGGCGGGTGGCGCGAGGGCCGCCGCCGCGGCAGGAGATCGATTGTGAAGCAGCCCCGCCAAGCCGCTGTTGCCGCGAGCGACACGGGCGCCGCCGGGTGGCTTACAGTGCGGCGATTGCTTTTTCTTCTCTCTTTTCGACTCCGACCATGACCACCCTCGGCACCCCTCTTTCCCCTTCCGCCACCCGCGTGATGCTGCTCGGCTCCGGCGAACTCGGCAAGGAGGTGCTGATCGCCCTGCAGCGCCTCGGCGTCGAAACCATCGCGGTCGACCGCTACGAGAACGCGCCCGGCCAGCAGGTGGCGCACCACGCGCGCACCATCACCATGAGCGACCCCGAGCAGCTCAAGGCGCTGATCGAGGCCGAGAAGCCCATGCTCGTGGTGCCCGAGATCGAGGCCATCGCCACGCCGATGCTGCAGCAGCTCGAAGACGCCGGCGTGGTGCGTGTGATTCCCACGGCTCGCGCCGCCCGCCTCACGATGGACCGCGAAGGCATCCGCCGCCTGGCCGCCGAAACGCTGGGCGTGCCGACCAGCCCCTACAAATTCTGCGACTCGCTGGCCGAACTGCAGGCTGCCATCGACGAAGGCATTGGCTACCCCTGCATCGTCAAGCCCGTGATGAGCAGCTCCGGCAAGGGCCAAAGCAAGATCGACGGCCCGGCCGACGTGCAGAAGGCCTGGGACTACGCCATGGCCGGCGGCCGCGTGAGCCACGGCCGCGTGATCGTCGAGGGCTTCATCGACTTCGACTACGAGATCACGCTGCTCACCGTGCGTGCGAAGGATGAGGCCGG
The Variovorax paradoxus genome window above contains:
- a CDS encoding TRAP transporter substrate-binding protein, with translation MTESKSPRRRSLLKGAAVAAGAMSAPMVSMAQTTSLRFQSTWPAKDIFHEYASDFAKKVNDMAGGRLKIEVLPSGAVVPAFQLLEAVNKGTLDGGHGVVAYHYGKNSALALWGSGPGFGMDANTVLAWHNYGGGKVLLDEIYKSLNMEVVSYLYGPMPTQPLGWFKKPIAKVEDMKGLKFRTVGLAVDMFTEMGTAVNPLPGGEIVPALDRGLIDAAEFNNASSDRTLGFPDVVKNCMLQSFHQSGEQFEVLFNKGKYSALSQELRSIIDYAVQAASADMSWKAVQRNSQDYADMKKAGIKFYKTPDAVLRAQLAAWDKTVEKKAGENPLFKKVLDSQRVFAERALQWQNDYGVDFKMAYNHYFGKKKS
- a CDS encoding rhodanese-like domain-containing protein gives rise to the protein MTEPVGEKGYAGDVTPEQAAQWMASGEAVLVDVRSDAEREWVGYVPGAVPLAWKQWPGMALNPAFDGGIRAAGEDGKKKLVLLCRSGVRSIAAARRATELGLEAYNILEGFEGNPDDNGHRGVLGGWRKRGLPWKQN
- the lysM gene encoding peptidoglycan-binding protein LysM: MGLLSFIKEAGEKLFGGSSAQAAEPDANTKAAAAIKTYIETQNLGLTGLEVTYAAATGVVTLAGQAPSQEASEKAGLAAGNVANVTSVDNKLVAPAAPPAQYHDVVKGDTLSAISKKYYGDANKYNAIFEANKPMLSHPDKIYPGQKLRIPAL
- a CDS encoding type III pantothenate kinase, which codes for MASPFLAIDIGNTRLKWALYDAAHPGAALVAHGAEFLDHIERLADGPWANLPAPGSMLGCVVAGDAVRRRAEEQIEERFECAPRWVVSSVAEAGIVNGYDHPTRLGADRWVAMIGARHRMLGTGPARPMVVVLIGTAVTVEAIDASGKFLGGLILPGHGIMLRALESGTAGLHVPTGEVREFPTNTSDALTSGGTYAIAGAVERMVQHVRSHCGAEPACYMTGGAGWKMAPVMNGDFELVESLIMDGLLVIAQARG
- a CDS encoding serine hydrolase domain-containing protein, yielding MPLFKRTALAAAFALLAVNTSNAQTPAPAAPPDPAATSVEAMGWMKGFPPPPDKLITFDNPAGGVFPRTRWSFSHARETVPTANVWRGSGTASPLPAAPRNDIEAVTFKPLGSTGETVTFAQMIPRTYTDGILVMHRGRVVYEKYFGALTPERPHIAMSVTKSFVGTLAAILADEGKLDPSAPVTKYLPELKDTAYGDATVRQVMDMTIGVRYSENYADPKAEVWDYARAGGMLAQGPNYAGPKSFYEFLATLQKEGAHDAGFAYKTVNAEVLAWILRRASNQPLADLLSEKIWRRIGAEQDAYFMVDRIGTESGGGGLNTVLRDIARFGETMRNGGRAPNGQQAIPKAVVEDIARGGDPAKFAKAGYALLPGWSYRNMWWVTNNPHRAYMARGIHGQSIYVDPKAEMVIVRYAAHPVAGNAGNDPLTLPAFQAVADALMRP
- a CDS encoding crotonase/enoyl-CoA hydratase family protein; amino-acid sequence: MTAAPITPAAPPAEGCIDTQVIGHVLLIGINRPAKRNGWTPPMFKQLAEAYTRLDDDPDLRVGVLHAFGDHFTAGLDLPAVTEYMKRGEKAIPAGLVEPHDFGLPGYRRRSKPMVAAVKGICFTVGIELMLGADIVVAADNCRFSQMEVQRGIMATGGATLRMAERAGVGNAMLHLLTADEFDSAEAYRLNFVQKVVPAGQELDAALAIAQRIAAQAPQAVVATRLNVIKAVEHGPLAAVSEFIETQKRLANSEDAAEGVRSFVERRPARFSGR
- a CDS encoding 3-hydroxybutyryl-CoA dehydrogenase, whose amino-acid sequence is MTIQTVGIIGAGTMGNGIAQACAVSGVNVVMIDVAQAAVDKGLATVSGSLDRLIKKEKLTAEQKAAALALIKGSTNYEDLKGAQLVIEAATENHALKLKILKQVDELVAPEVIIASNTSSISITQLAAATSRPDRFIGMHFFNPVPMMALVELIRGYLTSDATHDAVKALAEKLGKSPITVKNAPGFVVNRILVPMINEAFFVLSEGIATAEDIDAGMKQGCNQPIGPLALADMIGLDVCLAVMEVYLEQFGDSKYRPCPLLKEMVAAGQLGRKTGRGVYAY